The Chryseobacterium geocarposphaerae genome has a window encoding:
- a CDS encoding YdeI/OmpD-associated family protein encodes MEKYNTKVDEYIEKSQDFAKPILNYIRETVHEACPHTEEAIKWKFPTFMYQNKILCSMVSFKQYCSLGFWLHDSMKTLKNIETDVEKTNMFSLGKITKVEDLPAKSLLKEMILEAMELTDMGVTLKKAPPSKTETEVPDYFQAALKQNKKALEVFTKGSPSFRKEYINWLTEAKTEATRNKRMEQAIEWLSEGKARNWKYMKK; translated from the coding sequence GTCGATGAATATATTGAGAAATCCCAGGATTTTGCAAAACCTATTTTAAACTATATCCGGGAAACCGTTCATGAGGCATGCCCTCATACGGAAGAAGCCATCAAATGGAAGTTCCCCACTTTTATGTATCAAAATAAAATCCTTTGTTCGATGGTTTCATTTAAGCAGTATTGCAGCCTGGGATTTTGGCTGCATGACTCCATGAAAACACTTAAGAACATTGAAACCGATGTCGAAAAAACCAATATGTTCAGCTTGGGAAAAATCACTAAAGTGGAAGATCTCCCTGCAAAATCTCTACTGAAAGAAATGATTTTGGAAGCCATGGAACTTACGGATATGGGAGTTACCCTGAAAAAGGCACCTCCTTCCAAAACGGAAACCGAAGTTCCTGATTACTTCCAGGCTGCCCTGAAACAAAATAAAAAAGCTTTAGAAGTATTTACAAAAGGTTCACCGTCTTTCCGTAAAGAATACATCAACTGGCTCACAGAGGCTAAAACGGAGGCTACCAGAAATAAGCGAATGGAGCAGGCTATAGAATGGCTTTCTGAGGGAAAAGCAAGAAACTGGAAGTATATGAAAAAATAA
- a CDS encoding Y-family DNA polymerase: MYALVDCNNFFVSCERTLNPELNNKPVVVLSNNDGCVVSRSKEAKDLGIPMAAPAFKYKELFKKHDVQCFSAKFELYNFKSQRVIEISKAYVDKTDFEVYSIDELFLDLKSFKYINIYDYCIDIKNEIYDKEKIPVSIGIAPTKTLCKVANRIVKKDPERFNGVFALDTPEKIEKALKWLNIGDVWGIGRRLAVKMQDNGVFKAWDLLQKPEMWVRKIMGIHGVRMVNELKGIRQLELDVPSPKKSIAVTRSFMEMLTTKEEVRERVETFGMYCSERLRKQNTCCKMVTVFVQTNRFRKDLPEYRKAMTQILPNPTNSSILIGRVVNELFEAIYKEGFHYKRAGVFVNDFVPEDQRQISFFEEDTQNQHLPVMKAMDAMNKKFGKDKVRLGSMSGQNTFGRAKLSPEYEAFLKNNTLPEANFRFH; encoded by the coding sequence ATGTATGCTTTAGTCGATTGCAACAATTTTTTTGTTTCATGTGAGAGAACCTTGAATCCGGAACTCAATAATAAACCCGTTGTGGTACTTTCCAACAACGACGGATGTGTTGTATCCAGAAGTAAAGAAGCAAAAGACCTGGGAATTCCAATGGCGGCTCCTGCTTTTAAATATAAAGAACTCTTCAAAAAGCATGATGTACAGTGTTTTTCTGCAAAATTTGAGTTGTATAATTTTAAAAGCCAGCGTGTTATTGAAATTTCGAAAGCGTATGTTGACAAAACTGATTTTGAAGTGTATTCTATCGATGAGCTGTTTCTGGATCTTAAAAGTTTTAAATACATTAATATTTACGACTACTGTATTGACATAAAAAATGAAATTTATGATAAAGAAAAAATTCCTGTAAGTATTGGAATTGCTCCTACAAAAACACTTTGTAAGGTCGCCAATAGAATTGTGAAGAAAGATCCTGAAAGATTTAATGGAGTTTTTGCTTTAGATACTCCTGAAAAAATTGAAAAAGCTTTAAAATGGCTTAATATAGGAGATGTTTGGGGAATCGGAAGACGATTGGCTGTAAAAATGCAGGACAATGGAGTTTTCAAAGCCTGGGATTTATTACAGAAACCGGAAATGTGGGTTCGTAAAATTATGGGAATCCATGGTGTAAGAATGGTGAATGAACTAAAAGGAATCCGTCAATTAGAGCTGGATGTTCCATCTCCGAAAAAATCAATTGCAGTGACCAGAAGTTTTATGGAAATGCTGACAACAAAAGAAGAGGTTCGGGAGCGTGTAGAAACTTTTGGAATGTATTGTTCGGAACGTTTAAGAAAACAAAATACCTGCTGTAAAATGGTAACGGTTTTTGTGCAAACCAACCGTTTCAGGAAAGACCTCCCCGAATATAGAAAGGCTATGACCCAAATTCTTCCTAATCCTACAAATTCATCAATTCTGATAGGGAGAGTGGTGAATGAATTATTTGAAGCCATTTATAAAGAAGGTTTTCATTACAAAAGAGCGGGAGTTTTTGTCAATGATTTTGTTCCTGAAGATCAAAGGCAGATCAGTTTTTTTGAAGAGGATACCCAAAATCAGCATTTGCCGGTAATGAAAGCAATGGATGCGATGAATAAAAAATTCGGAAAAGATAAAGTACGCCTCGGAAGCATGAGCGGACAAAATACTTTCGGACGTGCAAAATTATCTCCGGAGTATGAAGCATTTTTAAAAAATAATACCCTTCCTGAAGCGAATTTTAGGTTCCACTAA
- a CDS encoding M15 family metallopeptidase → MDKVTLQRIEKLHPYVRDEVKQIIKECGEALTGRAKVRITQGLRSFEEQEKLYAIGRITSGKKVTNAKAGQSIHNYGLAVDICLIIDGKIASWDTVKDWDNDRVADWYECVKIFAKHGWDWGGNWKTFKDLPHFEKKNIPTKKGLVKTNWRTLMKMPIDKENYVIF, encoded by the coding sequence ATGGATAAAGTAACGCTACAGAGGATTGAAAAACTTCACCCCTACGTAAGAGATGAAGTGAAACAAATTATTAAGGAATGTGGTGAAGCCTTAACCGGAAGGGCCAAAGTAAGAATTACACAGGGCTTAAGAAGCTTTGAAGAACAGGAAAAGCTATATGCTATCGGAAGAATTACCTCTGGGAAAAAAGTGACCAATGCCAAAGCCGGTCAAAGTATTCACAATTATGGGCTTGCTGTTGATATCTGTCTGATCATCGACGGAAAAATCGCAAGTTGGGACACCGTAAAAGACTGGGATAATGATCGGGTCGCGGACTGGTACGAATGTGTGAAAATTTTTGCAAAACACGGCTGGGATTGGGGCGGAAACTGGAAGACCTTTAAAGACCTTCCTCATTTTGAAAAGAAGAATATTCCCACCAAGAAAGGACTGGTGAAAACAAACTGGAGAACATTAATGAAAATGCCTATTGATAAAGAAAATTATGTGATTTTTTAA
- a CDS encoding patatin-like phospholipase family protein, with the protein MKKTTILSLDGGGIRGIVTCIILRYMEEQLQLLDHPTAKLGDYFDLVAGSSTGGLIASIILCPDEHRKAKYSIQKGLELYAEKGGDIFQVSFWERLVNPFGLLNEKISQEALEKNLNDFFGNLELKELIKPCLITSYDIENRRAKLFNSWNAYLSTDNFYVKDVCRATSAAPTYFTPVQIRSMYGQIFSLIDGGMFANNPALCAYAEARKIPFAEVLKNHQKANHPTVNDMIIVSIGTGIESKSYSFKKLQKAGKIGWVNPIIDILMSANAETVDYQLCQMFQTLGSRNQKNYYRINPSLKNASPAMDNVRRSNIENLIQAGLSYIDDNRDILNQIVQKLIKSKT; encoded by the coding sequence ATGAAAAAGACAACCATTCTTTCTTTAGACGGCGGCGGAATCAGAGGAATTGTCACCTGTATTATTCTGCGCTACATGGAAGAACAGCTGCAATTGCTTGACCATCCCACTGCAAAGCTCGGCGATTATTTCGATCTTGTTGCGGGAAGCAGTACCGGAGGATTAATTGCATCCATTATTCTATGTCCCGATGAACACCGGAAGGCAAAATATTCTATCCAAAAAGGACTGGAATTATATGCTGAAAAAGGGGGAGACATATTTCAGGTATCTTTTTGGGAGCGTTTAGTAAATCCTTTCGGATTACTGAATGAAAAAATATCGCAGGAAGCCCTTGAAAAGAATTTAAATGACTTTTTTGGAAATCTAGAACTTAAAGAATTGATAAAACCCTGCTTAATCACAAGTTATGATATCGAAAACAGAAGGGCAAAATTATTTAACTCGTGGAACGCCTATTTAAGCACCGATAATTTTTATGTAAAAGATGTCTGCAGGGCTACTTCTGCAGCACCGACTTATTTTACGCCGGTTCAGATCAGATCCATGTACGGACAGATCTTCAGCCTTATCGATGGAGGAATGTTTGCCAATAATCCGGCACTTTGCGCGTATGCCGAAGCGAGAAAAATTCCTTTTGCGGAAGTGTTGAAAAATCATCAGAAAGCCAATCACCCGACTGTAAATGATATGATTATTGTTTCGATCGGGACCGGAATTGAATCAAAGTCTTATTCTTTCAAAAAGCTTCAAAAAGCCGGCAAAATCGGTTGGGTAAATCCTATTATTGATATCCTAATGTCAGCAAATGCTGAAACTGTAGATTATCAGCTTTGTCAGATGTTTCAAACATTAGGATCAAGAAATCAGAAAAATTATTATAGAATTAATCCGTCTTTAAAAAATGCTTCTCCGGCAATGGATAATGTAAGAAGATCCAATATTGAAAACCTGATACAAGCGGGACTAAGCTATATTGACGACAACAGAGATATTTTAAATCAAATTGTTCAGAAATTAATTAAAAGCAAAACATAA
- a CDS encoding helix-turn-helix transcriptional regulator: protein MKKDFYLTRYALIIKRLESSPATYSQLEDYLLNSFEFQDADIKSYSIRTLQRDIREISDLFNLSIHNKKKGDNRYYIESRPIMEVDEYNQKLLESFQVSNAMNTHPDFADFIFFESRKPTGVENFYDLFFAIRNKRIVSFEHYNYKNKLMTSRKVHPLALKESKDRWYLIAIDTKDKMLKSFGLDRINYLDVSEKQFREKYKYNFREHFKNAFGVMNLSEQNPEKIVLKCSRHQGEYIKSFPLHQSQKELKETPEEIYFEFFLHPTYDFMQEILSYGKEVRVLEPKNLVDEIRNHLQQSLNSYLSE, encoded by the coding sequence ATGAAAAAAGATTTTTACCTGACGAGATATGCCTTAATTATAAAAAGATTGGAAAGTTCTCCGGCTACCTATTCTCAGCTGGAGGACTATCTTCTCAACTCTTTCGAATTTCAGGATGCGGATATCAAGAGCTACTCTATCCGTACTTTGCAGAGGGATATCCGGGAGATTTCTGATCTTTTCAATCTTTCCATTCACAATAAAAAGAAAGGGGACAATCGTTATTATATCGAGAGTCGCCCGATCATGGAGGTGGATGAATACAACCAGAAACTACTCGAGTCTTTTCAGGTAAGTAACGCCATGAATACGCATCCGGATTTTGCTGATTTTATCTTTTTTGAAAGCAGGAAACCAACCGGAGTTGAAAATTTCTATGATTTATTTTTCGCGATCCGGAACAAAAGAATCGTCTCTTTCGAGCATTACAACTACAAAAACAAACTGATGACTTCCAGAAAAGTTCATCCATTGGCTTTAAAAGAATCCAAAGACAGATGGTACCTGATTGCTATTGATACGAAAGACAAAATGCTGAAATCTTTTGGATTGGACCGAATCAATTATTTGGATGTGAGTGAAAAACAATTCAGGGAAAAGTATAAGTATAATTTCAGGGAACATTTTAAAAATGCATTTGGTGTAATGAATCTTTCCGAACAGAATCCTGAAAAAATCGTCCTGAAATGCAGCAGGCATCAGGGAGAATACATCAAAAGTTTTCCGCTTCATCAGTCTCAGAAAGAGCTGAAAGAAACTCCCGAAGAGATTTATTTTGAATTCTTCCTCCACCCTACTTACGACTTTATGCAGGAAATTCTTTCCTATGGAAAAGAAGTACGCGTTTTAGAACCTAAAAATTTAGTTGATGAGATCCGTAATCATCTGCAGCAGTCTTTGAACAGCTACCTCAGTGAATAA
- a CDS encoding energy transducer TonB, whose amino-acid sequence MLNTEFKKKFDAETNTLTKAAIKQDYLLFMKKMDSIENVAMIGALLKVKNLEDLKKINHRGDKVELSNTQSKGGSAVSKNADYPGGINALRQEIAQIFYTPGVYSESKTIKANVDFIVEKDGSISNVNAQGDNFTFNRQAEIALYSIPEKFSPATVNGESVRFSFKLPLTMNIE is encoded by the coding sequence ATGCTTAATACTGAGTTTAAAAAGAAATTCGACGCGGAAACCAATACATTGACCAAAGCAGCCATAAAACAGGATTACCTTTTGTTTATGAAGAAAATGGACAGCATTGAAAATGTTGCCATGATCGGAGCTTTATTAAAAGTTAAAAATCTGGAGGATTTAAAAAAAATCAACCATCGAGGCGACAAAGTAGAATTATCCAACACCCAATCCAAAGGAGGTTCAGCAGTAAGTAAAAATGCCGATTACCCAGGTGGAATCAATGCATTGAGACAGGAGATTGCTCAGATTTTTTATACACCGGGAGTCTATTCCGAAAGCAAAACAATCAAAGCCAATGTTGATTTTATTGTCGAAAAAGATGGAAGCATCAGCAATGTGAATGCTCAGGGAGATAATTTTACCTTCAACAGGCAGGCTGAAATTGCGCTATACTCTATTCCTGAGAAATTCTCTCCGGCGACAGTCAATGGGGAATCGGTGAGATTCAGCTTCAAGCTTCCTTTAACAATGAATATTGAATAA
- a CDS encoding nucleoside deaminase yields the protein MFTDEYYMKMALQEAEIALEKNEVPIGCVIVSNNRVIARAHNLTETLNDVTAHAEMQAITSAANFLGGKYLKDCTLYVTLEPCVMCSGALSWSQISKVVIGARDEHRGFINKHLSLHPKTEIITGIMENECSSIVKEFFKSKR from the coding sequence ATGTTTACGGACGAATATTACATGAAAATGGCTTTACAGGAAGCCGAAATTGCCTTAGAAAAAAATGAGGTTCCCATTGGATGTGTCATTGTTTCTAACAACAGAGTTATTGCAAGAGCCCATAATCTCACAGAGACGTTAAATGATGTAACCGCGCATGCAGAAATGCAGGCCATTACTTCTGCTGCTAATTTTTTAGGCGGAAAATACTTGAAAGACTGCACGCTTTACGTGACACTAGAACCGTGCGTAATGTGTTCAGGAGCGCTTTCGTGGTCACAGATTTCAAAAGTAGTGATCGGAGCACGGGACGAACACAGAGGGTTTATCAATAAGCATCTTTCTCTTCATCCAAAAACGGAAATCATTACCGGAATTATGGAAAACGAATGTTCATCAATAGTAAAGGAGTTTTTCAAATCTAAAAGATAA
- a CDS encoding type III pantothenate kinase, which yields MNSIVINVGNSNIRFGLFNGDNCDLSWVINTKPYRTTDELYVQMSMLYQTYKIEPKEISKVIIGSVVPQLTKVMSSAIKKIHDITPVIVDRNTPSGVQAKSKQMGTDIYANLVAAHNLYPGRKKIILDFGTALTASCVAEDGETMGVIIAPGIVTSLNSLISQTAQLPEIELKKPKSVLGLDTVTCMQSGMVYGFLGMVEGFIDRINDEVNDDCFVVATGGVSHVYKPLTNKIHIADRLHTLKGLYFLGKDK from the coding sequence ATGAATTCAATTGTCATAAATGTTGGGAACAGCAATATCAGGTTTGGTCTTTTTAATGGTGATAACTGTGATCTTTCATGGGTAATCAATACAAAACCTTACAGAACAACAGACGAGCTATACGTTCAAATGAGTATGTTGTATCAAACCTATAAAATTGAACCTAAAGAAATCAGTAAAGTAATTATTGGTTCTGTTGTGCCGCAGCTTACCAAAGTGATGAGTTCTGCGATCAAGAAAATACATGATATTACTCCTGTTATTGTTGACAGAAACACACCTTCGGGAGTTCAGGCGAAATCGAAACAAATGGGAACGGATATTTATGCGAATCTTGTAGCGGCGCATAATCTGTATCCAGGCAGAAAAAAGATCATTCTGGATTTTGGCACTGCGCTTACTGCAAGCTGCGTTGCTGAAGATGGGGAAACGATGGGAGTTATTATTGCTCCGGGAATTGTTACTTCTCTTAATTCGTTAATCAGTCAAACGGCGCAACTTCCGGAAATTGAATTGAAGAAACCCAAATCAGTTTTGGGCTTAGATACGGTAACCTGTATGCAAAGCGGAATGGTATATGGTTTTTTAGGAATGGTAGAAGGATTTATAGACCGAATTAATGATGAGGTAAATGATGATTGTTTTGTGGTGGCAACAGGCGGTGTTTCCCATGTTTACAAGCCTTTGACGAATAAAATTCATATTGCAGACAGACTGCATACCCTGAAAGGACTTTATTTTTTAGGAAAAGATAAATAA
- a CDS encoding bacteriocin-like protein: MKNLKKISRENLKTVKGGYIQECVDNMYAMGCQLNPGPDLTYTSIPGCPSSVKRYCLI; the protein is encoded by the coding sequence ATGAAAAATCTTAAAAAAATTTCAAGAGAAAATCTAAAAACAGTAAAAGGAGGATATATACAGGAATGCGTAGATAATATGTATGCTATGGGATGCCAACTAAATCCAGGACCTGATTTAACTTACACGTCTATTCCAGGTTGTCCAAGTTCTGTAAAAAGATATTGCCTTATATAG
- a CDS encoding M1 family metallopeptidase, with the protein MKKSAAILFAFIISQFHAQQGAYYQQSAKYKMDIDVNAEKFTYQGNQTLEYTNNSPDELHVVYFHLYWNAFKPNSMMDQRVAGQGKNGDSRLQKDGVSRLASIPKDQEGAQNIHWIKQNGKTLKFEIQETIMKVYLAEPIKPNSTTTFTMDWDAVIPQQIRRSGRNNKEGVDMTMTQWYPKIAEYDYDGWATFDYIGREFHAPFSDFDVTIKINKDYVIGAGGILENPAEVKGYDTNAKIKADKNKATWKWTAKNMLDFAWSADRDYVVKSFDVPQGPKVFLVYQNNEKTKVWEEAQPYITKYFQLMNSHFGKYIYPTYAFIQGGDGGMEYGMCTMILGEAKDIKGLMGLMAHEGAHSWYQQMLATNESMRPWMDEGFTSYAENYVMYQLFPEDLPNPFAHSLDAYRNFIKKGIEEPAVWLGDHHDNGTAYTYASYVKGELYLVQLGYIMGEQNLVETLKQYYDQWSMKHPSDRDFLHIAQKVSGMDLKWFQNYWINTTKTIDYGIKDVKYEAKSTTITLVNNGQVPMPIDFSIITTDKKIVNYQIPMNMTHTWKEKDIYGDFKTMAYWPWTQKEYSITVPYTKSQLSAVGIDFSQRMADINLQDNFVEVK; encoded by the coding sequence ATGAAGAAATCGGCTGCAATCCTATTTGCGTTTATAATTTCACAATTTCATGCTCAGCAGGGAGCTTATTATCAGCAGAGTGCAAAGTACAAGATGGATATTGATGTGAACGCTGAAAAATTTACTTATCAGGGAAATCAGACTTTAGAATACACCAATAATTCACCGGACGAGCTTCATGTTGTTTATTTCCATTTGTATTGGAATGCTTTTAAACCCAATTCCATGATGGATCAAAGAGTTGCCGGGCAAGGAAAAAACGGAGATTCAAGATTGCAGAAAGACGGGGTTTCAAGATTGGCATCTATTCCGAAAGATCAGGAAGGAGCACAAAATATTCACTGGATCAAGCAAAATGGAAAAACATTGAAGTTTGAAATTCAGGAAACCATCATGAAAGTCTATCTGGCAGAACCGATTAAGCCAAATTCAACCACAACATTCACGATGGATTGGGATGCAGTAATCCCTCAACAAATCAGAAGAAGCGGAAGAAATAATAAGGAAGGCGTTGATATGACCATGACACAGTGGTACCCTAAAATCGCAGAATATGATTACGATGGCTGGGCAACATTCGATTATATCGGAAGAGAATTTCACGCGCCGTTTTCAGATTTTGATGTGACGATTAAAATCAATAAAGATTACGTTATCGGAGCAGGAGGAATTCTTGAAAACCCGGCAGAAGTGAAAGGGTATGATACTAATGCAAAAATCAAAGCCGATAAAAATAAAGCCACCTGGAAATGGACAGCGAAAAATATGCTTGATTTTGCATGGAGCGCAGATAGAGATTATGTGGTAAAAAGTTTTGATGTTCCGCAAGGTCCGAAAGTATTTTTGGTGTATCAGAATAATGAAAAGACAAAGGTTTGGGAAGAAGCGCAGCCTTATATTACAAAATATTTCCAATTGATGAATTCTCACTTCGGAAAATATATTTATCCGACTTATGCTTTCATTCAGGGAGGAGACGGTGGAATGGAATACGGAATGTGTACGATGATTTTAGGGGAAGCAAAAGATATTAAAGGATTGATGGGATTAATGGCTCACGAAGGTGCTCATTCCTGGTATCAGCAAATGCTCGCCACCAATGAATCGATGCGTCCTTGGATGGATGAAGGGTTTACAAGCTATGCAGAAAACTATGTAATGTATCAGTTATTTCCGGAAGATCTTCCCAATCCGTTCGCGCATTCTTTGGATGCTTACAGGAATTTTATTAAAAAAGGAATTGAAGAACCTGCCGTTTGGTTAGGAGATCATCATGATAATGGAACTGCTTATACATACGCTTCTTACGTAAAAGGAGAATTGTATCTGGTGCAGTTAGGTTATATTATGGGAGAACAGAATCTGGTAGAAACACTGAAACAATATTATGACCAGTGGAGCATGAAACATCCTTCAGACAGGGATTTCCTACACATTGCTCAGAAAGTTTCCGGAATGGATTTGAAATGGTTTCAGAATTACTGGATCAATACTACAAAAACGATTGATTACGGAATTAAAGACGTAAAATACGAGGCAAAATCAACAACCATCACTTTGGTAAATAATGGACAAGTTCCCATGCCTATTGATTTTAGCATTATAACAACAGATAAAAAGATTGTGAATTACCAGATTCCCATGAATATGACTCATACGTGGAAAGAAAAGGATATTTACGGAGATTTTAAAACAATGGCTTACTGGCCTTGGACACAGAAAGAGTATTCAATTACGGTACCGTATACAAAATCTCAACTGTCTGCAGTAGGAATTGATTTTAGCCAAAGAATGGCAGATATCAATTTGCAGGATAATTTTGTTGAAGTGAAATAG
- a CDS encoding DUF1572 domain-containing protein: MSSTSQLAKRFREVMLDGLWIANTNFKDQLKDVSWEQATTKVGSLNTIAMLTFHIDYYIAGLVNVFEGGNLEIRDEYSFDLPPIESQKHWEELLNKLWNDSEKFANLLEQMPDSKMNEVFVDEKYGTYLRNIDGMIEHAYYHLGQVTLIKKILKN; the protein is encoded by the coding sequence ATGAGCTCAACATCACAATTAGCTAAAAGATTCAGAGAAGTAATGCTGGATGGTTTATGGATCGCCAACACCAATTTTAAAGATCAATTAAAAGACGTTTCATGGGAACAGGCCACAACGAAAGTCGGCTCTTTGAACACCATTGCTATGCTTACTTTTCATATTGATTATTATATTGCAGGTTTGGTGAATGTTTTTGAAGGCGGGAATCTGGAAATCAGGGATGAATATAGCTTTGATCTTCCACCAATTGAATCTCAGAAACATTGGGAAGAGCTTTTAAATAAACTTTGGAATGATTCTGAAAAGTTTGCTAATCTATTGGAACAAATGCCCGATTCTAAAATGAATGAAGTTTTTGTCGATGAAAAATACGGAACATATTTAAGGAATATTGACGGAATGATTGAGCATGCGTATTACCATCTTGGGCAGGTTACTTTGATCAAAAAAATATTGAAAAACTAG
- a CDS encoding DUF6909 family protein, which yields MTNSRARETTEAIERLYISMRHLFYRGFFKPAGVSGESIRSLLKTINPEIYGSMNIPSKLELDGLMYVLDRLPEGIEECAFIHLTSDEGFDKGSFEPIVPKKRRRNCYRIDEHQMNIEVLLGRSEIYDILTHLTFLFIEADKVRNLAFIQDENWKPTRAFKIIEEVVKGEKKFSRKEKEVALIHLSSLIGRTFDETLTAYNTFGDDHNPDRLFKIIYNLAKVSLEDAKQTREREIHFSAILRERVGHHYFGEKWADKVKEVLFENNLHMRPLHIISANMHSVKNMLYANDALKKKDHKEVDYKLYGEISDKKELRDKVSKYALEEGMIYINDKSGSNIDVQIIDLSKTNLKNTPFHDIKFGGDDVIMVFDYAFGEQAYEVMDELLRPYEHKGEVYMMKVKSVSIMGKAGILAGGKGDIMIPTSHIFEGTADNYPFENTLKLADFHDDELKAFEGPMITVLGTSLQNRDILSYFMNTSWKAIGLEMEGAHYQKAIQVASKIRHHISPDLFVMYAYYASDNPLETGSTLSSGGLGLTGVKPTYLITLRILEKILQSGKKEVSAKK from the coding sequence ATGACAAATTCTAGAGCAAGAGAAACAACGGAAGCAATTGAAAGATTGTATATTTCTATGAGACACCTCTTTTACAGAGGTTTTTTTAAACCCGCCGGTGTTTCAGGGGAGAGTATCAGAAGTTTGTTGAAGACCATCAATCCGGAGATTTATGGGAGTATGAATATTCCGAGTAAATTGGAACTGGATGGCTTGATGTATGTTTTAGACAGACTTCCGGAAGGAATTGAAGAATGTGCTTTTATTCATCTTACATCAGATGAGGGTTTTGATAAAGGAAGTTTCGAACCAATTGTACCTAAAAAGAGAAGAAGAAACTGTTACAGAATTGATGAGCACCAAATGAATATTGAAGTTCTTTTGGGACGTTCCGAGATTTATGATATTCTTACTCACTTAACCTTCTTATTTATAGAAGCGGATAAGGTTAGAAATCTGGCTTTCATCCAGGATGAAAACTGGAAACCGACGCGTGCTTTTAAAATTATTGAAGAAGTCGTAAAAGGCGAAAAGAAATTCAGTAGAAAGGAAAAAGAAGTTGCCCTGATTCATTTATCTTCTTTAATCGGAAGAACGTTTGATGAAACATTAACGGCTTACAATACTTTCGGGGACGATCATAATCCTGACCGGTTATTTAAGATCATCTACAATTTAGCGAAAGTAAGTTTAGAGGATGCAAAACAGACAAGAGAAAGAGAAATTCATTTCAGTGCTATTTTAAGAGAAAGAGTAGGACATCACTATTTTGGTGAGAAGTGGGCAGATAAAGTGAAAGAGGTTTTATTTGAAAACAATCTTCATATGCGTCCGCTACATATTATTTCCGCCAATATGCACTCTGTGAAAAATATGCTGTATGCCAATGATGCATTGAAGAAAAAAGATCACAAGGAAGTAGACTATAAATTATACGGAGAAATTTCCGATAAAAAAGAGCTTCGTGATAAGGTTTCCAAATATGCTTTGGAAGAAGGAATGATCTATATTAATGATAAGAGCGGCAGTAATATTGATGTTCAGATCATTGATCTAAGCAAAACCAATCTTAAAAACACTCCTTTCCACGATATTAAATTTGGCGGAGACGATGTGATTATGGTTTTTGATTATGCTTTCGGTGAACAGGCTTATGAAGTAATGGACGAATTATTGAGACCTTACGAGCACAAAGGAGAAGTGTATATGATGAAAGTAAAATCCGTTTCTATTATGGGTAAAGCAGGAATTCTTGCTGGTGGAAAAGGAGATATTATGATTCCTACTTCACATATTTTTGAAGGAACGGCAGATAACTATCCTTTTGAAAATACTTTGAAGCTGGCTGATTTCCACGATGATGAACTGAAAGCGTTTGAAGGTCCGATGATTACCGTTTTAGGAACTTCACTTCAAAACAGGGATATTTTATCATACTTTATGAATACTTCCTGGAAAGCTATCGGACTTGAAATGGAAGGGGCACATTATCAAAAAGCTATTCAGGTGGCATCTAAGATCAGACACCATATTTCACCTGATTTATTTGTGATGTACGCGTATTACGCTTCGGATAATCCTTTGGAAACGGGAAGTACACTTTCTTCAGGTGGTTTGGGATTAACAGGAGTAAAGCCAACCTATCTGATTACCTTAAGAATCTTAGAAAAGATCTTACAAAGCGGAAAGAAAGAAGTTTCTGCTAAAAAATAA
- a CDS encoding bacteriocin-like protein produces MKNLKKLTREQLRSVSGKGNSCPAEPASVCGQWCNMSLWQQRNCPVEFDPSTCDCLCLIGGICPENP; encoded by the coding sequence ATGAAAAATCTAAAAAAATTAACACGAGAGCAGTTACGCTCAGTATCAGGAAAGGGTAATTCTTGTCCTGCAGAACCAGCTTCTGTTTGTGGTCAATGGTGCAATATGTCTTTATGGCAACAACGAAATTGTCCCGTAGAATTTGATCCGTCAACCTGTGATTGCTTATGTCTTATTGGAGGAATCTGCCCAGAAAACCCCTAA